The following coding sequences lie in one Miscanthus floridulus cultivar M001 chromosome 9, ASM1932011v1, whole genome shotgun sequence genomic window:
- the LOC136481951 gene encoding uncharacterized protein: MASGKALTGQLGAEESAHQLKKGALNEALAAVEASQIEAVVWKGTVEELGSEASRAAEASRVEAQRLKEKVEASRAEALRWKEKAEACQVETRRWEQKAKESEAEITRAAEASSAVQTVLETKIREHEALKRAALSTYEALEVEGVQSGSSLGSRLIAQSNQMRERLRGALHTGVKRALAVISSHYVGVDLLAISDGYVLPDDDEEADAVVTKLMEAAEGPGTALATLFEEEVVPPLPSAGAEGPEP; the protein is encoded by the exons atggcctcgggcaaggccctcaccGGGCAgttgggggcagaggagagtgcgcaccagctgaaaaaaggcgctctgaacgaggcccttgctgcggttgaggcctcgcaaatcgaggctgtggtttggaaggggacggtcgagg agctaggaagtgaagcttccagggcggccgaggcttctcgggtcgaggcccagcggttgaaggagaaggtcgaggcctcccgggccgaggccctgcgctggaaggagaaagccgaggcctgtcaggtcgagacccgacgctgggagcagaaggccaagg agtcagaggcggagatcactcgggccgccgaggcttccagcgcggtgcagacggtgctcgagaccaagatcagggagcacgaggcgctgaaacgtgctgccctttccacctacgaggccttggaggttgaaggggttcagtcaggcagctccctggggagccgTCTGATCGCGCAGAgcaaccagatgcgcgagcggctccgaggagcgctgcacacgggtgtcaagcgcgcgttggccgtcatctcttctcactatgtCGGTGTCGACCtcctggccatcagtgatgggtatgtcctgcctgatgatgacgaggaggcggacgcggtggtcacgaagctgatggaggcggcagaaggccctggcacggcgctggcgacgctcttcgaagaggaggtggttcctcccctaccatctgccggtgctgaaggccctgagccttga